One genomic window of Salvia miltiorrhiza cultivar Shanhuang (shh) chromosome 4, IMPLAD_Smil_shh, whole genome shotgun sequence includes the following:
- the LOC131020078 gene encoding probable leucine-rich repeat receptor-like protein kinase IMK3, which translates to MEPLPFEENKRKKEKWKQLLLLISLMLSCAEAVSSDSSWDGVIVTQEDFQALQAFKHDLVDPNGFLKSWNDTGYGACSGGWAGIKCAQGQVIVIQLPWRGLGGRITERIGQFQALRKLSLHDNLIAGQIPTSLHFLPNLRGLQLFNNRLSGSIPASLGLCPLLQTIDLANNSLSGPLPPTLVNSTKLFRLNVSYNLLSGSIPLTFTHTSSLMFLALGNNNLSGPIPDSWSHAYQLQSLTLDHNLLTGSLPNTLFGLKNLSVLTLSYNRLNGEIPNAIGNVSSLRELGLSHNAFKGEIPNSLGLLLNLDSFNVSYNNLSGAVPPNLAHKFESSAFVGNLELCGYDASTPCAPSPSEAPPAAAPSKRRRKLSTKDIILIVAGALLIILLITCCVLLCCLIRKRKMAKEGERAGATGASAAEKGVPPSAGEVEASGGETGGKLVHFDGPMVFSADDLLCATAEIMGKSTYGTVYKATMEDGIQVAVKRLREKITKGQREFEIEVNALGKIRHPNLLALRAYYLGPKGEKLLVFDYMPKGSLATFLHARGPDTPIDWATRMKIAKGMTRGLLYLHSNVSINHGNLTSSNVLLDEHANAKIADYGLSRLMTAAANANVIATAGALGYRAPELSKLKKATSKTDVYSLGVIVLELLTGKSPGAGEAMNGVDLPQWVASIVKEEWTNEVFDLELMRDASVIGDELLNTLKLALHCVDPTPSARPEAHQILQQLDEIRPDTETPSSGDDAGAMPSPGD; encoded by the exons ATGGAGCCATTACCATttgaagaaaacaaaagaaagaaagagaaatggaAACAACTATTGTTGTTGATTTCCCTCATGTTATCCTGCGCAGAGGCAGTCTCAAGCGACTCCTCCTGGGACGGCGTGATCGTGACGCAAGAAGACTTCCAAGCCCTCCAAGCATTCAAACACGACCTCGTCGATCCCAACGGCTTCTTAAAAAGCTGGAACGACACCGGCTACGGCGCCTGCTCCGGCGGCTGGGCCGGCATCAAATGCGCTCAGGGCCAGGTCATCGTCATCCAGCTCCCCTGGCGCGGCCTCGGCGGCAGAATCACCGAAAGAATCGGCCAATTCCAAGCCCTCAGAAAGCTCAGCCTCCACGACAACCTCATCGCCGGCCAGATTCCCACGTCGCTGCACTTCCTGCCCAATCTCAGAGGCCTTCAGCTCTTTAACAACAGGCTCTCTGGCTCAATCCCTGCTTCTCTCGGTCTCTGCCCTCTTCTCCAAACAATTGATTTAGCTAACAATTCATTGTCGGGGCCTCTGCCGCCTACTCTGGTTAACTCAACCAAGCTTTTTAGGCTCAACGTTAGCTACAATCTCTTGTCTGGTTCAATCCCACTTACTTTTACTCACACTTCCTCTCTCATGTTTCTCGCTCTTGGAAACAACAATCTCTCTGGCCCCATTCCCGATTCTTGGAGCCATGCGTATCAGCTTCAATCTTTGACGCTTGATCACAATTTGCTCACTGGGAGCTTGCCTAACACTCTGTTTGGCTTGAAAAACTTATCAGTTCTTACCTTGAGTTACAATCGGTTGAACGGAGAAATCCCTAATGCAATTGGGAATGTATCTTCTTTGAGGGAGCTCGGTCTCTCTCACAACGCCTTCAAAGGAGAAATCCCCAATTCGTTAGGTCTATTATTAAATCTCGATTCGTTCAATGTCTCGTACAACAATCTATCCGGCGCAGTTCCCCCAAATCTCGCGCACAAGTTCGAGTCCAGCGCGTTTGTGGGCAATCTTGAGCTCTGTGGATACGATGCTTCGACGCCGTGTGCTCCGTCCCCCTCCGAAGCTCCCCCGGCGGCGGCTCCGTCGAAACGACGTCGTAAACTGAGTACTAAAGATATTATTCTGATCGTGGCAGGGGCGTTGCTCATAATCCTGCTAATTACTTGCTGCGTTTTGCTCTGCTGCTTGATAAGGAAAAGGAAAATGGCTAAGGAGGGCGAAAGGGCGGGTGCTACAGGCGCCAGCGCGGCGGAGAAGGGCGTCCCGCCGAGTGCCGGCGAGGTGGAAGCGAGCGGCGGAGAGACGGGAGGGAAGCTTGTCCACTTTGATGGGCCGATGGTGTTCAGCGCGGATGATCTGTTGTGTGCGACTGCAGAGATCATGGGCAAGAGCACCTATGGAACAGTGTACAAAGCCACCATGGAAGATGGGATTCAAGTCGCTGTcaagagattgagagagaagaTCACAAAGGGACAAAGAGAGTTCGAGATTGAGGTGAACGCGCTAGGGAAGATTAGGCATCCCAATCTCTTAGCTCTCAGAGCTTACTATCTAGGCCCAAAGGGCGAGAAATTGCTCGTCTTCGACTACATGCCTAAAGGGAGCCTTGCTACTTTCCTTCACG CACGAGGCCCGGATACACCGATCGATTGGGCGACGAGGATGAAGATCGCCAAGGGCATGACAAGGGGGCTGCTCTACCTGCACAGCAACGTGAGCATCAACCACGGCAACCTCACATCAAGCAACGTCCTCCTCGACGAGCATGCCAACGCCAAGATCGCCGACTACGGCCTCTCCCGGCTGATGACAGCAGCAGCGAACGCAAACGTGATCGCGACAGCGGGGGCGCTCGGGTACAGAGCGCCCGAGCTGTCGAAGCTGAAGAAGGCCACCAGCAAGACGGATGTGTACAGCCTTGGCGTGATCGTGTTGGAGCTGCTGACGGGGAAGTCCCCCGGGGCCGGGGAGGCCATGAACGGCGTGGATTTGCCGCAGTGGGTGGCCTCCATCGTCAAAGAGGAGTGGACCAACGAGGTTTTCGACTTGGAGCTCATGAGGGATGCCTCCGTGATTGGCGATGAGCTGCTCAACACGCTCAAGCTCGCCTTGCATTGCGTCGATCCCACGCCGTCGGCTCGCCCCGAGGCTCACCAGATTCTGCAGCAGCTCGACGAGATTAGACCGGATACGGAGACGCCCAGCTCCGGGGATGATGCTGGCGCAATGCCATCACCTGGTGATTag